Proteins found in one Cricetulus griseus strain 17A/GY chromosome X, alternate assembly CriGri-PICRH-1.0, whole genome shotgun sequence genomic segment:
- the LOC100764866 gene encoding cytochrome c oxidase subunit 7B, mitochondrial, with amino-acid sequence MLPFARNALSRLQVRSIQQVVARQSHQKRTPNFHDKYGNAILAGGALFCISTWTYTVTQIGIEWNLSPVGRVTPKEWRDQ; translated from the exons ATGTTGCCCTTCGCCAGAAACGCACTAAGCCGTCTCCAAG TTCGAAGCATTCAGCAAGTGGTAGCAAGGCAGAGCCACCAGAAGCGGACACCGAATTTCCATGACAAATATGGAAATGCTATATTAGCCGGTGGAGCTCTATTCTGTATTTCTACATGGACATAT ACAGTAACACAAATTGGAATAGAATGGAACCTGTCTCCGGTTGGCAGAGTCACCCCAAAGGAATGGAGAGATCAGTAG